In a single window of the Pseudomonas oryzihabitans genome:
- a CDS encoding cellulose biosynthesis protein BcsC, which translates to MPKHLTLPLGLLALLIHADATWAATADAAPTAAVVQALEAQLKKTPQDPDALGKLGSARLAQQRYTDAEQLLTQAVQKGGKTWQPALDEARYHHLLERAHAAENKRELDQARDLSVEAIRLRPEAVEAQLFLAGIQSQKRQWELAEATYRQVLMREPANVDAYYGRIAALNELGRTEEALQLTKSLQPSAKSPIKGLDRLRAGQAMQEAEAAEARGDLQGASRLLEQARKEAPEDPWLRLAQARLEVRQGRPRAARDLVDSLVKDGAQRPEVLYASALLSNELGEYPRAMQTLMRIPQAQRSPDMNALAARITFNEQLAETVALAKQGRREEARSLMQRLETRAGRNPDLIGDLAEAFATAGDPEHGLELLKPLISGDTRPAPGMQLHYASIQLQMNQDQTVGNVLRDLQGVVLDSGEKQQYDDLLARYRIRQADRLTDQGKLAAAYDTLAPALKARPDDKAAQAALARMYLASGDTQKARQLYRDVLSDQPKDAELYLGAAEIAAKSQDSVTARQYLDQAVKLGQSDPQVLRRAALLYRDIGMAGTATSLLEQVVQVERKDRESAARAAGASDNPFATLPGQSRSDDALAAVPAAVGGSGGSADYAWSDPLQAQKAANNPFNDLSVVPTSSLSSSLATEQILGQLQRERSIRITQGLNVRSYDPSGSSRQTTVSAPLEISFPAGDQRMAVRVTPTRINDSSSDGSQKENGVAASIAVEDAGRGLKGDIGVSPVGLRYSTVVGGATLERPLSSLSENLLYALSVSRRSVTDSLASYGGIRDPRTGQEWGGVTANGGLARLRYDDGRYGSYIYGAAHRLTGHDVKNNDRFEIGTGVYYYLRNGPDSLFTVGLSATAIGYDNNQNHLTYGHGGYFSPQRYFAIGVPLVWAQRGDLWAYQVQGMLGVQTIRQDAADRYPDDAALQAAAEAAGEGQYGSKSKTGVAYSLSANGEYRLSGQFALGGRLGLDNAQDERDVNGNLYLRYFFEEQEGRPQLSRPQPYRSRNEE; encoded by the coding sequence ATGCCCAAGCACCTTACCTTGCCCCTCGGCCTGCTCGCCCTGTTGATCCATGCCGATGCGACCTGGGCCGCCACTGCCGATGCCGCACCGACCGCGGCTGTCGTCCAGGCGCTGGAAGCCCAGCTCAAGAAGACGCCTCAGGATCCGGATGCCCTCGGTAAGCTGGGCAGTGCCCGTCTGGCGCAGCAGCGCTATACCGATGCCGAGCAGTTGCTGACCCAGGCCGTGCAGAAAGGCGGCAAGACCTGGCAGCCGGCGCTGGACGAGGCGCGCTATCACCATCTGCTGGAACGTGCCCACGCGGCCGAGAACAAGCGCGAGCTGGATCAGGCACGGGATCTCAGCGTCGAAGCCATTCGCCTGCGCCCCGAAGCCGTCGAGGCGCAACTGTTCCTGGCCGGCATCCAGAGCCAGAAGCGCCAATGGGAGCTGGCCGAGGCCACCTACCGCCAGGTGCTGATGCGTGAGCCGGCCAACGTCGACGCCTACTACGGGCGCATCGCCGCACTCAACGAGCTGGGCCGTACCGAAGAAGCCCTGCAACTGACCAAGAGTCTGCAGCCGAGCGCCAAGAGCCCGATCAAGGGCCTGGATCGCCTGCGCGCCGGCCAGGCCATGCAGGAAGCCGAAGCCGCCGAGGCGCGGGGTGATCTGCAGGGCGCCTCGCGGCTGCTCGAACAGGCCCGCAAGGAGGCTCCGGAGGATCCCTGGCTGCGCCTGGCCCAGGCCCGCCTGGAGGTCCGCCAGGGTCGGCCGCGCGCCGCCCGCGACCTGGTCGACAGCCTGGTCAAGGATGGCGCCCAGCGTCCCGAGGTGCTCTATGCCAGCGCCCTGCTGTCCAACGAACTGGGCGAATACCCGCGCGCCATGCAGACCCTGATGCGCATCCCCCAGGCGCAGCGTTCCCCGGACATGAACGCCCTGGCCGCGCGCATCACCTTCAACGAACAACTGGCCGAAACCGTGGCCCTCGCCAAGCAGGGACGCCGCGAAGAAGCGCGCAGCCTGATGCAGCGCCTGGAGACCCGCGCCGGGCGCAACCCGGATCTGATCGGCGATCTGGCCGAGGCCTTTGCTACCGCGGGCGATCCCGAGCACGGCCTGGAATTGCTCAAGCCGCTGATCTCCGGCGATACCCGGCCGGCGCCTGGCATGCAGCTGCACTACGCCAGCATCCAGTTGCAGATGAATCAGGACCAGACCGTGGGCAATGTCCTGCGCGACCTGCAAGGCGTGGTGCTCGACAGCGGCGAGAAGCAGCAGTACGACGACCTCCTCGCGCGCTATCGCATTCGCCAGGCCGACCGCCTCACCGATCAGGGCAAGCTGGCCGCGGCCTACGACACCCTGGCGCCGGCGCTCAAGGCCCGTCCCGACGACAAGGCCGCCCAGGCTGCCCTGGCGCGCATGTACCTGGCCAGTGGCGACACCCAGAAGGCCCGCCAGCTCTATCGCGACGTGCTCAGCGACCAGCCCAAGGACGCCGAACTCTATCTGGGCGCGGCCGAGATTGCCGCCAAGTCCCAGGACAGCGTCACCGCGCGCCAATATCTGGACCAGGCGGTCAAGCTGGGCCAGAGCGATCCCCAGGTGCTACGCCGCGCAGCCCTGCTCTATCGCGACATCGGCATGGCCGGTACCGCCACCAGCCTGCTGGAACAGGTGGTCCAGGTGGAACGCAAGGATCGCGAATCCGCCGCCCGCGCCGCCGGTGCCAGCGACAACCCCTTCGCCACCCTGCCCGGCCAGAGTCGCAGCGATGACGCCCTGGCGGCCGTTCCTGCCGCCGTGGGCGGCAGCGGTGGCAGTGCCGACTACGCCTGGAGCGATCCGCTACAGGCGCAGAAGGCCGCCAACAACCCCTTCAACGACCTGTCCGTGGTGCCCACCAGCAGCCTGTCGAGCAGCCTGGCCACCGAGCAGATCCTTGGCCAGCTGCAGCGTGAGCGCAGTATCCGCATCACCCAAGGCTTGAACGTGCGCAGCTACGACCCCAGTGGCAGCTCGCGCCAGACCACCGTCAGCGCCCCCCTGGAGATCTCTTTTCCAGCCGGCGACCAGCGCATGGCGGTACGCGTCACCCCGACGCGGATCAACGACAGCAGCAGTGACGGCAGCCAGAAGGAAAACGGCGTGGCGGCGTCCATTGCCGTGGAAGATGCCGGGCGCGGCCTCAAGGGCGACATCGGCGTCTCGCCGGTGGGTCTGAGATACAGCACCGTCGTGGGTGGCGCGACCCTGGAGCGGCCGCTGAGCAGCCTGAGCGAGAACCTGCTCTATGCCCTGAGCGTGTCGCGTCGCTCGGTGACCGACTCCCTGGCCTCCTACGGCGGCATCCGCGATCCGCGCACCGGCCAGGAATGGGGTGGCGTCACCGCCAATGGCGGCCTGGCCCGCCTGCGCTACGATGACGGGCGCTACGGTTCCTACATCTACGGCGCGGCCCATCGCCTGACCGGCCATGACGTCAAGAACAACGACCGCTTCGAGATCGGCACGGGCGTCTACTACTACCTGCGCAACGGACCGGACAGCCTCTTCACCGTCGGCCTCTCCGCCACGGCGATCGGCTACGACAACAACCAGAACCACCTGACCTACGGCCATGGCGGCTACTTCAGCCCGCAGCGCTACTTCGCCATCGGCGTGCCCCTGGTCTGGGCGCAGCGCGGCGACCTCTGGGCCTACCAGGTGCAGGGCATGCTGGGCGTGCAGACCATCCGCCAGGACGCTGCGGATCGCTATCCCGACGACGCCGCCCTGCAGGCTGCCGCTGAAGCCGCTGGCGAAGGCCAGTATGGCAGCAAGAGCAAGACCGGCGTGGCCTACAGCCTTTCGGCCAATGGCGAATACCGCCTTAGCGGGCAGTTCGCTCTGGGCGGTCGCCTGGGCCTGGACAACGCCCAGGACGAGCGCGACGTCAACGGCAACCTCTATCTGCGCTACTTCTTCGAGGAACAGGAGGGCCGGCCGCAACTCTCGCGTCCGCAGCCCTACCGGTCACGTAACGAGGAATGA
- a CDS encoding glutamate-5-semialdehyde dehydrogenase translates to MTESVSAYMTRLGQAARAASRVAARASTAQKNRALLAAAAALDACRAELTAANEQDLSAARANGLEPAMLDRLALTPQRIDDMIEGLRQVATLPDPIGEIRDMRYVPSGIQLGKMRVPLGVIGIIYESRPNVTIDAASLCLKSGNATILRGGSEAIHSNQAIAACIQAGLAEADLPAELVQVVETTDRAAVGALITMPEYVDVIVPRGGKSLIERISRDARVPVIKHLDGICHVYIDRAADLDKAIRIADNAKTQRYAPCNTMETLLVHAAIAEQVLPPLAAIYRDKHVELRGCERTRALLGTEVLAASEEDWRTEYNAPILSIRVVDGLDAAIEHINAYGSQHTDAIVTENFSDARRFLTEVDSASVMVNASTRFADGFEYGLGAEIGISTDKLHARGPVGLEGLTSEKYVVFGDGHVRS, encoded by the coding sequence ATGACCGAGTCCGTCTCCGCCTACATGACCCGTCTTGGCCAGGCTGCCCGTGCCGCGTCGCGGGTCGCCGCCCGGGCGAGCACCGCCCAGAAGAATCGCGCGCTGCTCGCTGCTGCTGCGGCCCTCGACGCTTGCCGCGCCGAGTTGACCGCTGCCAACGAGCAGGATCTGAGCGCGGCACGGGCCAACGGCCTGGAGCCGGCCATGCTGGATCGTCTGGCACTCACGCCCCAGCGCATCGACGACATGATCGAAGGCCTGCGTCAGGTCGCGACCCTGCCCGATCCCATTGGCGAAATCCGCGACATGAGATACGTGCCCTCGGGCATCCAGCTAGGCAAGATGCGCGTGCCGCTGGGTGTCATCGGCATCATCTACGAGTCGCGGCCCAACGTGACCATCGACGCGGCCAGCCTCTGCCTCAAGTCCGGCAACGCCACCATCCTGCGTGGTGGTTCCGAGGCCATTCATTCCAACCAGGCCATCGCTGCCTGCATCCAGGCCGGTCTGGCCGAGGCCGATCTCCCTGCGGAGCTGGTCCAAGTGGTGGAAACCACCGACCGCGCCGCCGTAGGCGCGCTGATCACCATGCCCGAGTATGTGGACGTCATCGTGCCGCGCGGTGGCAAAAGCCTGATCGAGCGGATCAGTCGCGATGCCCGGGTGCCAGTGATCAAGCATCTGGATGGCATCTGCCATGTCTACATCGATCGCGCCGCCGATCTGGACAAGGCCATCCGCATCGCCGACAACGCCAAGACCCAGCGCTATGCCCCCTGCAACACCATGGAGACGCTGCTGGTTCATGCCGCCATCGCCGAGCAGGTGCTGCCCCCCCTGGCCGCCATCTACCGCGACAAGCATGTGGAGCTGCGCGGTTGCGAGCGGACCCGCGCGCTGCTCGGCACCGAGGTGCTGGCCGCGAGCGAAGAAGACTGGCGTACCGAATACAACGCGCCGATTCTGTCCATCCGGGTGGTGGACGGCCTCGACGCGGCCATCGAGCACATCAATGCCTATGGCTCGCAGCACACCGATGCCATCGTGACCGAAAACTTCAGCGACGCGCGGCGTTTCCTTACCGAGGTCGATTCGGCGTCGGTGATGGTCAATGCGTCTACCCGCTTCGCCGACGGCTTCGAATACGGCCTGGGCGCCGAGATCGGCATCTCCACCGACAAGCTGCACGCCCGCGGGCCGGTGGGCCTGGAAGGGCTGACCAGCGAGAAGTACGTGGTCTTCGGCGATGGCCACGTCCGTAGCTGA
- the nadD gene encoding nicotinate-nucleotide adenylyltransferase: protein MSSLPTRIGLFGGTFDPVHIGHLRAALEVAEALALDELRVIPSARPPHREAPSVSAEDRLAMVRLAVADVATLVVDDRELRRTRHSYTIETLESLRAELGDEVQLLLMLGWDAFCGLPGWHRWRELLELCHILVLQRPDADSEPCQELRDFLAARSQPDPQALKGPGGQITFIWQNPLAVSATQIRGLLATGKSIRFLVPDAVLDYIRTHGLYPASSEPR from the coding sequence ATGAGCAGTCTGCCCACACGCATCGGCCTGTTCGGCGGTACCTTCGACCCCGTGCACATCGGCCATCTGCGCGCTGCGCTGGAGGTGGCCGAGGCCCTGGCGCTGGACGAGCTGCGGGTGATTCCCAGCGCTCGGCCGCCCCATCGCGAGGCACCCAGCGTCTCCGCCGAGGATCGCCTGGCGATGGTGCGACTGGCGGTGGCCGACGTCGCGACCCTGGTGGTCGATGACCGGGAACTGCGCCGAACGCGCCACTCCTATACCATAGAGACCCTGGAAAGCCTGCGCGCCGAACTCGGCGATGAAGTGCAGCTGTTACTGATGCTGGGTTGGGACGCCTTTTGTGGCCTGCCAGGCTGGCATCGCTGGCGCGAGTTGCTGGAGCTGTGCCACATCCTGGTCCTGCAACGGCCCGACGCCGACAGCGAGCCCTGTCAGGAATTGCGCGATTTCCTGGCGGCGCGCAGTCAGCCCGATCCCCAGGCCCTGAAAGGGCCGGGCGGGCAGATCACCTTTATCTGGCAGAACCCGCTCGCGGTGTCCGCCACCCAGATTCGCGGCCTCTTGGCCACCGGGAAGTCGATCCGCTTCCTGGTGCCCGATGCCGTGCTTGACTACATCCGGACGCACGGTCTCTATCCGGCGTCCTCCGAACCGAGGTAA
- the rsfS gene encoding ribosome silencing factor: MQSEQLVQVAIAALEDMKAQDIVSLDVREKTSVTDIMVIASGTSSRHVKSLADNVLEKVKQQGVRPLGSEGLEGGEWALLDLGDVVVHVMLPTTREFYDLERLWRGAEQSRAAHGE; this comes from the coding sequence ATGCAAAGCGAACAACTCGTCCAGGTGGCCATCGCCGCCCTGGAAGACATGAAGGCCCAGGACATCGTTTCCCTGGACGTGCGCGAAAAGACCAGCGTGACCGACATCATGGTCATCGCCAGCGGCACCTCCAGCCGCCACGTGAAGTCGCTGGCCGACAACGTGCTGGAAAAGGTCAAGCAGCAGGGCGTGCGCCCGCTGGGCAGCGAAGGCCTGGAAGGCGGCGAATGGGCGCTGCTGGACCTGGGTGACGTGGTCGTCCACGTGATGCTGCCGACCACCCGCGAGTTCTATGACCTCGAGCGCCTCTGGCGCGGGGCC